A region of Oceanicoccus sp. KOV_DT_Chl DNA encodes the following proteins:
- a CDS encoding glycosyltransferase family 2 protein — protein sequence MLVSVVIRTLNEEKHLDELLSAINEQESDIFEIETVIVDSGSTDRTLAIAEAHQARITHIKKEEFSFGRSLNIGCSFACGEILIFVSGHCIPVEPTWLHALCVPIYEGKVQYSYGRQIGRDNTKFSERQVFDKYFPAYSMVPQSGFFCNNANAALLRSSWQEFQFDEDLTGLEDMHLAKKLVESGGLVAYISSAPVFHIHDESWAQVRRRYEREAIALQKINPEIHMTFTDFMRCFISSCLSDMGIALRKKIFLKEIKDIYLFRFLQYWGGYQGNHIHRKLSLQAKRKYFYPNEKVTSHLEVESDNEKNYRVNAAKSK from the coding sequence ATGCTGGTTAGTGTTGTAATACGTACCTTGAATGAAGAAAAACACCTTGATGAATTGCTCAGTGCTATAAATGAGCAAGAGAGTGATATTTTTGAGATAGAGACTGTGATTGTTGATTCGGGATCTACGGATCGTACTTTAGCTATAGCCGAAGCACATCAAGCACGTATCACACATATAAAAAAGGAAGAGTTCTCATTTGGGCGGTCGTTGAATATTGGCTGTTCCTTTGCTTGTGGTGAAATTCTTATATTTGTAAGCGGCCACTGTATCCCTGTAGAGCCGACATGGCTGCATGCCTTGTGCGTACCCATCTATGAAGGCAAGGTGCAGTATTCTTATGGTCGCCAGATAGGTAGAGACAACACAAAATTTAGTGAGCGACAAGTATTCGATAAGTATTTTCCTGCTTATAGCATGGTGCCTCAATCTGGATTCTTTTGTAATAATGCGAATGCTGCTTTGCTAAGATCATCATGGCAAGAATTTCAATTTGACGAGGACTTAACCGGTCTTGAAGATATGCATCTAGCCAAGAAATTAGTTGAGTCTGGCGGTTTGGTTGCATATATAAGTTCTGCACCGGTTTTTCATATTCACGATGAAAGCTGGGCTCAGGTTAGGCGCCGATATGAGCGCGAGGCAATTGCATTGCAAAAAATAAACCCTGAAATTCACATGACCTTCACTGATTTTATGCGTTGTTTTATTAGTAGCTGCTTATCAGATATGGGGATAGCCTTGCGCAAAAAAATATTTTTAAAAGAAATTAAAGATATTTATTTATTTAGGTTCTTACAGTATTGGGGGGGGTACCAGGGAAACCACATCCATAGAAAGCTTTCTTTACAAGCAAAGCGTAAATATTTTTATCCAAATGAAAAAGTTACTAGCCATCTAGAAGTAGAATCTGACAATGAAAAAAATTATCGCGTTAATGCCGCTAAAAGCAAATAG
- a CDS encoding phosphoglycerate dehydrogenase, whose protein sequence is MLGQKDQFLPYFKQHGIEVDTPDVVQTLSVEQLIKLVPNYDGWIIGDDPATAAVFEAGAAGNLKAAVKWGIGVDNVDFKACERLGIPIINTPNMFGREVADIALGYVIGLARETFTIDREVRKGNWLKVSGMSLASKKVGLVGYGDIGQNTAKRLLAAEMEVIVFDPFYDQSRNPYPDVKFANWPEGIDEFDFIVFTCALSDSNFHMFSAAEISRCKDGVRIVNVARGPLINEADLIAGLLSNKIYSAALDVFEVEPLQQSSSLAKMERCIFGSHNSSNTVDAVHATNKKAINALLDFLGVI, encoded by the coding sequence ATGCTGGGACAGAAAGACCAGTTTTTACCTTATTTTAAGCAGCATGGTATAGAAGTAGATACCCCGGATGTGGTGCAAACTTTATCAGTGGAACAGTTAATAAAACTAGTTCCTAATTATGATGGATGGATTATTGGAGATGACCCTGCTACAGCGGCAGTTTTTGAGGCTGGCGCTGCAGGTAATTTGAAGGCAGCAGTTAAATGGGGTATTGGCGTCGATAATGTTGATTTTAAAGCCTGTGAACGATTGGGTATCCCCATTATCAACACACCAAATATGTTTGGCCGTGAAGTCGCCGACATTGCGTTGGGATATGTCATTGGTTTAGCTCGTGAAACGTTTACCATAGACCGTGAAGTGCGCAAGGGTAATTGGCTGAAAGTTAGTGGTATGTCTTTGGCGAGTAAGAAAGTAGGTTTGGTAGGGTATGGCGATATTGGTCAAAATACAGCAAAACGTTTACTTGCGGCAGAGATGGAAGTGATAGTCTTCGATCCTTTTTATGATCAGTCTCGTAATCCATACCCGGATGTAAAATTCGCTAACTGGCCTGAAGGGATTGATGAGTTTGATTTTATTGTATTTACCTGCGCGCTATCTGACAGTAATTTTCATATGTTTTCTGCGGCGGAGATTAGTCGGTGTAAAGATGGTGTTCGCATTGTTAATGTGGCGCGAGGGCCATTAATTAATGAAGCCGATTTAATAGCTGGCCTGCTATCAAATAAAATTTATTCTGCGGCTTTAGATGTGTTTGAGGTTGAGCCTCTACAGCAGAGTTCGAGCTTAGCAAAAATGGAAAGGTGTATTTTTGGTTCGCACAATTCCTCAAATACCGTAGATGCAGTTCATGCAACTAACAAAAAAGCCATAAATGCCTTGCTTGATTTCCTAGGGGTTATATAA
- a CDS encoding cytidylyltransferase domain-containing protein, with protein sequence MKKIIALMPLKANSSRVPGKNFKVLEGKPLFRWMLDKLLASDHIDQVVINTDAQVELKQAGFPDNNKLVIRNRKLELRGDEISMNLILEDDIANTDADMYLMTHTTNPFISLNTINKAIEALSNNIDADSLFTVNRMQTRFYDINCKAINHDPNNLIPTQDLEPWFEENSCMYLFSKASFSKTSARIGERPMMFETNKLESVDIDEPQDWQLAEALAPKFIQEQP encoded by the coding sequence ATGAAAAAAATTATCGCGTTAATGCCGCTAAAAGCAAATAGCTCAAGAGTGCCGGGTAAAAACTTTAAAGTGTTGGAAGGTAAGCCGCTTTTTCGCTGGATGCTGGATAAGCTGTTAGCCAGTGACCATATTGATCAAGTGGTAATAAATACCGATGCTCAAGTTGAGCTGAAGCAAGCCGGGTTTCCTGATAACAATAAGTTGGTGATTAGAAATCGTAAGCTGGAATTGCGAGGGGATGAGATTAGTATGAACCTTATTCTAGAAGACGATATTGCCAATACAGATGCTGATATGTATTTGATGACACATACGACTAATCCATTTATTAGTTTGAATACCATTAACAAAGCAATTGAGGCATTGAGTAATAATATTGATGCAGATTCGTTATTTACAGTAAATCGTATGCAAACACGATTTTATGATATCAACTGTAAGGCGATTAACCACGATCCGAATAATCTTATTCCGACACAGGATTTAGAACCTTGGTTTGAAGAAAATTCATGTATGTATTTATTTTCTAAAGCATCATTTAGCAAGACATCAGCACGTATTGGAGAGCGACCGATGATGTTTGAAACTAATAAGCTAGAGTCAGTCGATATTGATGAGCCACAAGACTGGCAATTAGCTGAAGCGCTTGCGCCAAAATTTATCCAGGAACAGCCATGA